One stretch of Poecilia reticulata strain Guanapo linkage group LG21, Guppy_female_1.0+MT, whole genome shotgun sequence DNA includes these proteins:
- the mycn gene encoding N-myc protein isoform X2: MPAIISKNSDLEFDSLQPCFYPDEDDFYLCGPDAAPPGEDIWKKFELLPTPPLSPSRAALPGEPAAATASSEADPLGFSLGDPLDWASELLLLPEDDIWGASDDGDLFGSSVDTNPNNIIIQDCMWSGFSAREKLERVVTEKLGKAISTASAGGRNAYVRVPEVVSRSSVSECVDPAIVFPFPVNKKSSSSSKDASGTVSASTANGSAASDSEEEDEDEDEDDEEEDDEEEDDDEEEEEEEEEIDVVTVEKRRSTISKTSPMTTGIGTICVNPKSQDARGIVSGSGVVSRFISRAPQELILKRSSVHQQQHNYAAPSPYASDDDLTPPPKKQKTSETSRPPVRTGSSSFTSSSSSCTSAPSIAGARSKRSTSGDSSPRGSSDSEDSERRRNHNILERQRRNDLRSSFLTLRDHVPELAHNEKAAKVLILKKATEYVCSLETEEMRLQQEKDRLQARRQHLMRRMEHARTR, from the exons TTGATTCCTTACAACCATGCTTCTATCCGGACGAGGACGACTTCTACCTCTGTGGTCCCGACGCTGCGCCACCGGGGGAGGACATCTGGAAGAAATTCGAGCTGCTGCCCACTCCGCCCCTCTCTCCGAGCCGCGCAGCGCTACCGGGAGAGCCGGCGGCCGCAACTGCCTCTTCAGAGGCAGATCCTCTCGGCTTCAGCTTAGGGGACCCCCTGGACTGGGCttctgagctgctgctcctgcccGAGGACGACATATGGGGGGCATCCGACGACGGGGACCTTTTCGGCTCCTCTGTGGATACAAATCCCAACAACATCATTATCCAGGACTGTATGTGGAGCGGCTTCTCCGCCAGGGAAAAACTGGAACGAGTGGTAACGGAGAAACTGGGTAAGGCGATTTCAACGGCATCGGCCGGGGGAAGGAACGCGTACGTCAGGGTGCCGGAGGTGGTGAGCCGCAGCTCGGTGTCGGAGTGCGTGGACCCCGCGATAGTGTTCCCCTTCCCGGTGAAcaagaagagcagcagcagcagcaaggacGCATCTGGGACTGTTAGCGCGTCCACGGCGAACGGAAGCGCAGCTAGTGACTCCG aagAGGAAGACGAagatgaggatgaagatgatgaagaagaggatgatgaggaggaggatgatgatgaggaggaagaagaagaggaggaagagatcGATGTAGTTACAGTAGAGAAGAGACGCTCCACAATCAGCAAGACGTCTCCAATGACCACAGGTATAGGAACCATCTGTGTTAATCCCAAGAGCCAAGACGCAAGAGGGATTGTCTCAGGATCTGGGGTCGTGAGTCGGTTCATCAGCCGGGCCCCTCAGGAGCTCATCCTGAAGAGGAGCTCGGTCCATCAGCAGCAACACAACTACGCGGCGCCCTCGCCCTATGCCTCAGATGATGACCTGACCCCACCTCCAAAGAAACAGAAGACGTCAGAGACATCGCGCCCTCCTGTCAGAACCGGTTCATCGTCCTTCACATCTTCCTCCTCGTCCTGCACCTCTGCTCCCAGCATCGCGGGGGCCCGCAGCAAGCGCAGCACCAGCGGGGACAGCAGTCCGCGCGGTAGCTCCGACTCCGAGGACAGCGAGCGCCGACGAAACCACAACATCCTTGAGCGCCAGCGACGCAACGACTTGCGATCCAGCTTCCTGACCCTGCGCGACCACGTCCCGGAGCTGGCTCACAACGAGAAGGCGGCGAAGGTGCTGATCCTGAAGAAGGCAACCGAGTACGTTTGTTCACTGGAGACGGAGGAGATGAGGCTCCAGCAGGAGAAGGACAGGCTGCAGGCTCGCAGGCAACACCTCATGCGCAGGATGGAGCACGCTAGGACTCGCTGA
- the mycn gene encoding N-myc protein isoform X1 — MTDPNLVSVLTADCKTREISIHAFSTQDFRLLDRMPAIISKNSDLEFDSLQPCFYPDEDDFYLCGPDAAPPGEDIWKKFELLPTPPLSPSRAALPGEPAAATASSEADPLGFSLGDPLDWASELLLLPEDDIWGASDDGDLFGSSVDTNPNNIIIQDCMWSGFSAREKLERVVTEKLGKAISTASAGGRNAYVRVPEVVSRSSVSECVDPAIVFPFPVNKKSSSSSKDASGTVSASTANGSAASDSEEEDEDEDEDDEEEDDEEEDDDEEEEEEEEEIDVVTVEKRRSTISKTSPMTTGIGTICVNPKSQDARGIVSGSGVVSRFISRAPQELILKRSSVHQQQHNYAAPSPYASDDDLTPPPKKQKTSETSRPPVRTGSSSFTSSSSSCTSAPSIAGARSKRSTSGDSSPRGSSDSEDSERRRNHNILERQRRNDLRSSFLTLRDHVPELAHNEKAAKVLILKKATEYVCSLETEEMRLQQEKDRLQARRQHLMRRMEHARTR; from the exons TTGATTCCTTACAACCATGCTTCTATCCGGACGAGGACGACTTCTACCTCTGTGGTCCCGACGCTGCGCCACCGGGGGAGGACATCTGGAAGAAATTCGAGCTGCTGCCCACTCCGCCCCTCTCTCCGAGCCGCGCAGCGCTACCGGGAGAGCCGGCGGCCGCAACTGCCTCTTCAGAGGCAGATCCTCTCGGCTTCAGCTTAGGGGACCCCCTGGACTGGGCttctgagctgctgctcctgcccGAGGACGACATATGGGGGGCATCCGACGACGGGGACCTTTTCGGCTCCTCTGTGGATACAAATCCCAACAACATCATTATCCAGGACTGTATGTGGAGCGGCTTCTCCGCCAGGGAAAAACTGGAACGAGTGGTAACGGAGAAACTGGGTAAGGCGATTTCAACGGCATCGGCCGGGGGAAGGAACGCGTACGTCAGGGTGCCGGAGGTGGTGAGCCGCAGCTCGGTGTCGGAGTGCGTGGACCCCGCGATAGTGTTCCCCTTCCCGGTGAAcaagaagagcagcagcagcagcaaggacGCATCTGGGACTGTTAGCGCGTCCACGGCGAACGGAAGCGCAGCTAGTGACTCCG aagAGGAAGACGAagatgaggatgaagatgatgaagaagaggatgatgaggaggaggatgatgatgaggaggaagaagaagaggaggaagagatcGATGTAGTTACAGTAGAGAAGAGACGCTCCACAATCAGCAAGACGTCTCCAATGACCACAGGTATAGGAACCATCTGTGTTAATCCCAAGAGCCAAGACGCAAGAGGGATTGTCTCAGGATCTGGGGTCGTGAGTCGGTTCATCAGCCGGGCCCCTCAGGAGCTCATCCTGAAGAGGAGCTCGGTCCATCAGCAGCAACACAACTACGCGGCGCCCTCGCCCTATGCCTCAGATGATGACCTGACCCCACCTCCAAAGAAACAGAAGACGTCAGAGACATCGCGCCCTCCTGTCAGAACCGGTTCATCGTCCTTCACATCTTCCTCCTCGTCCTGCACCTCTGCTCCCAGCATCGCGGGGGCCCGCAGCAAGCGCAGCACCAGCGGGGACAGCAGTCCGCGCGGTAGCTCCGACTCCGAGGACAGCGAGCGCCGACGAAACCACAACATCCTTGAGCGCCAGCGACGCAACGACTTGCGATCCAGCTTCCTGACCCTGCGCGACCACGTCCCGGAGCTGGCTCACAACGAGAAGGCGGCGAAGGTGCTGATCCTGAAGAAGGCAACCGAGTACGTTTGTTCACTGGAGACGGAGGAGATGAGGCTCCAGCAGGAGAAGGACAGGCTGCAGGCTCGCAGGCAACACCTCATGCGCAGGATGGAGCACGCTAGGACTCGCTGA